One Methylocaldum marinum DNA window includes the following coding sequences:
- the lepA gene encoding translation elongation factor 4 produces the protein MADQQHIRNFSIIAHIDHGKSTLADRFIQVCGGLSDREMLAQVLDSMDIERERGITIKAQSVTLNYKAKSGETYQLNLIDTPGHVDFSYEVSRSLAACEGALLVVDAAQGVEAQSVANCYTAIEQGLEVIPVLNKIDLPSAEPERVCKEIEEIIGLPADEALKISAKTGLGVNDLLEQLVSKVPPPRGDAGGPLQALIIDSWFDNYLGVVSLVRVVNGSISRKQKIVIMSTGKSHLVDKLGVFTPKSLDKEVLQTGEVGFIVAGIKDIFGAPVGDTITAADNPCKAPLPGFQQVQPRVFAGLYPVESDDYENLREALNKLHLNDAALQYEPETSQALGFGFRCGFLGMLHMEIIQERLEREYDLDLITTAPTVVYEVLKTDEETVLIDNPSKLPPPNEIVEVREPIIEANILVPQDYLGAVMTLCVEKRGVQKKMQYMGGQVSMNFELPLSEVVLDFFDRLKSVSRGFASFDYEFRRFQASPLVKLDILINGERVDALSLIVHRDISQSRGRDLVERMKDLIPRQMFEVAIQAAIGSKIIARSTVKAMRKNVLAKCYGGDITRKKKLLEKQKAGKKRMKQVGKIDIPQEAFLAVLRVSKDS, from the coding sequence GTGGCCGATCAGCAGCACATTCGCAATTTTTCCATCATCGCTCATATCGATCATGGCAAGTCGACCTTGGCTGACCGCTTCATCCAGGTTTGCGGTGGACTGAGCGATCGCGAGATGCTCGCCCAGGTACTGGATTCGATGGATATCGAGCGGGAGCGGGGCATTACCATCAAGGCTCAAAGCGTAACGCTCAACTACAAGGCCAAGTCCGGAGAAACCTACCAGCTCAATCTGATCGATACACCCGGGCATGTGGATTTTTCCTACGAAGTGTCCCGCTCGCTGGCGGCTTGCGAAGGTGCTTTACTCGTGGTCGACGCGGCACAGGGGGTGGAAGCGCAGAGCGTGGCGAACTGCTATACCGCGATCGAGCAGGGCCTGGAAGTGATTCCTGTGCTGAACAAGATCGATTTGCCATCGGCCGAACCCGAGCGAGTCTGCAAGGAAATCGAGGAGATCATCGGATTGCCGGCGGACGAAGCCTTGAAAATCAGCGCGAAAACCGGTCTTGGCGTAAACGATCTCCTTGAACAATTGGTGAGCAAGGTTCCCCCTCCCCGAGGGGATGCCGGTGGGCCTTTGCAGGCGCTGATCATCGATTCCTGGTTCGACAATTATCTGGGAGTGGTTTCTCTGGTACGGGTGGTCAACGGTTCCATTTCCCGAAAACAGAAGATCGTGATCATGTCCACGGGGAAGAGCCACTTGGTGGACAAGCTCGGCGTCTTCACCCCCAAGTCGCTGGACAAGGAGGTCCTCCAGACCGGCGAAGTGGGCTTCATCGTGGCCGGCATCAAGGATATCTTCGGTGCGCCGGTGGGCGACACGATTACCGCGGCCGATAATCCTTGTAAGGCGCCGTTGCCGGGCTTCCAGCAAGTCCAGCCGAGGGTGTTCGCAGGGCTTTATCCCGTTGAATCCGACGATTACGAGAATCTTAGGGAGGCGCTCAACAAGCTGCATCTCAACGACGCGGCGCTTCAGTACGAACCGGAAACTTCCCAGGCCTTGGGATTCGGCTTTCGGTGCGGTTTTCTCGGTATGCTGCACATGGAGATCATACAGGAGCGGCTGGAGCGGGAATATGATCTCGATCTGATCACCACCGCGCCCACCGTGGTGTACGAGGTGCTCAAAACGGATGAAGAAACGGTCCTGATCGACAACCCGTCCAAGCTGCCGCCGCCCAACGAAATCGTGGAAGTCCGCGAACCGATCATCGAAGCCAATATTCTGGTGCCGCAGGATTACCTGGGCGCGGTCATGACGCTTTGTGTCGAAAAGCGCGGCGTTCAAAAAAAGATGCAGTACATGGGCGGACAGGTATCCATGAACTTCGAACTGCCCCTGAGCGAGGTCGTATTGGACTTTTTTGACCGTCTAAAATCGGTCAGCCGGGGGTTTGCTTCCTTCGATTATGAATTCCGGCGCTTCCAGGCGTCACCGTTGGTCAAGCTGGACATCCTCATCAACGGCGAACGTGTTGATGCCCTCTCATTGATCGTGCATAGGGACATCAGTCAGTCCCGCGGGAGGGATCTTGTGGAGCGCATGAAGGATCTGATTCCGAGACAAATGTTCGAAGTGGCTATCCAGGCGGCGATCGGTTCGAAGATTATCGCTCGGTCCACTGTGAAAGCGATGCGTAAAAACGTGCTGGCCAAATGCTACGGTGGCGATATCACACGCAAGAAGAAGCTGCTTGAAAAGCAGAAGGCCGGGAAAAAAAGGATGAAGCAAGTTGGCAAGATCGATATTCCCCAGGAGGCATTTCTGGCGGTTCTGCGCGTGAGCAAAGATTCCTAG
- the lepB gene encoding signal peptidase I, giving the protein MDFDFSFFLVMATIVTGIIWGSYALLRRFQPAGAKEPVIVEYARSFFPIILIVLLLRSFLVEPFRIPSGSMMPTLLIGDFILVNKYAYGIRLPVLNTKIVDMGEPERGDIVVFRFPKDPTIDYIKRVIGVPGDRIAYFNKQLYVNGEAVKQTDIAEYQGVGQGNIMTGARLLSENLSGIQHDILIREGQPSVQGEFAVPEGHYFVMGDNRDNSNDSRYWGTVPESHLVGKAFFIWMSFDWENGGVAFDRLGTILN; this is encoded by the coding sequence ATGGACTTCGATTTTTCGTTTTTTTTGGTCATGGCAACCATCGTGACCGGGATTATCTGGGGCAGTTATGCATTGCTGCGGCGTTTTCAGCCGGCCGGAGCGAAAGAGCCGGTTATTGTGGAATACGCCCGCTCGTTTTTTCCGATCATTCTGATCGTGCTTCTGTTGCGTTCATTTTTGGTGGAGCCGTTTCGAATTCCCTCGGGTTCCATGATGCCGACGCTTCTGATCGGCGATTTCATTCTCGTCAACAAATACGCCTACGGTATCCGTCTCCCGGTTTTGAACACCAAGATTGTCGACATGGGCGAGCCGGAGCGCGGCGATATCGTGGTATTCCGTTTTCCGAAAGACCCGACGATCGATTACATCAAGCGTGTCATCGGCGTGCCGGGTGACCGTATTGCGTACTTCAATAAACAGCTTTATGTAAATGGAGAGGCCGTAAAGCAAACGGATATTGCTGAATATCAAGGTGTGGGCCAGGGAAATATCATGACCGGGGCACGCCTTCTCAGCGAAAATCTGAGCGGCATACAGCACGATATCCTGATTCGGGAGGGGCAGCCTTCGGTGCAGGGAGAATTTGCGGTACCGGAAGGACATTATTTTGTTATGGGCGATAATCGGGACAACAGTAACGACAGCCGGTACTGGGGTACCGTACCGGAAAGCCACTTGGTCGGAAAAGCCTTTTTCATTTGGATGAGCTTTGATTGGGAGAACGGCGGAGTCGCATTTGATCGTCTCGGTACTATATTGAATTAG
- a CDS encoding DUF4845 domain-containing protein translates to MANFPFTQKGLTLVGFLWTSFLIGFFSLLVLKIGPVYLEHYKVVSSLKSLEKESELASKSREEILSLLQKRWEINMVERVSTQDVRILKEGSYLKVEVAYDVAEHLFGNVDVLLHFDDQVEVGSN, encoded by the coding sequence ATGGCCAATTTCCCTTTCACGCAGAAAGGTCTGACCCTCGTGGGATTTCTGTGGACATCATTCCTGATCGGTTTTTTTTCCTTGCTCGTGCTCAAGATCGGACCCGTTTATCTCGAGCATTACAAGGTTGTGTCATCGCTCAAATCGCTCGAAAAAGAGAGCGAACTCGCTTCGAAATCCAGAGAAGAGATCTTGAGTCTTCTGCAGAAACGCTGGGAGATCAACATGGTCGAACGAGTATCGACCCAAGATGTGAGAATTCTGAAAGAAGGCTCTTATCTAAAAGTCGAAGTTGCTTATGATGTGGCCGAGCATCTTTTTGGAAACGTGGATGTCTTGCTGCACTTTGACGATCAAGTCGAGGTCGGATCGAATTGA
- the rnc gene encoding ribonuclease III yields MILEPEKIAKKLGVSFKNPALVRRALTHRSAESENNERLEFLGDSVLGFVIAERLYEKFTEADEGVLSRLRATLVNQTSLAELARKLNLGDYLVLGSGELKSGGYRRDSILSDALEAVIGALLIDQGMDACREWILKLFAEPIDGLSLRDWKKDPKTRLQELMQARGLELPIYNLKTVFGQPHDQSFCVECRVSLIPVSCEGVGSSRKKAEQQAAEKMLDLLAEKLGLKP; encoded by the coding sequence GTGATATTGGAACCGGAAAAGATCGCGAAAAAGCTGGGCGTGAGTTTCAAGAATCCCGCTTTGGTCAGGAGGGCTCTGACACACCGCAGTGCGGAAAGCGAGAACAATGAACGACTCGAATTCCTCGGTGACTCCGTGCTCGGGTTCGTAATCGCGGAGCGGCTTTACGAAAAGTTCACGGAAGCCGATGAAGGAGTTCTCAGCCGGCTGCGTGCCACTCTCGTGAATCAGACTTCCTTGGCGGAATTGGCGCGCAAATTGAATCTGGGCGATTACCTGGTCTTGGGATCGGGCGAGTTGAAAAGTGGCGGGTACCGGCGTGACTCGATTTTGTCCGATGCCTTGGAGGCCGTTATCGGTGCTTTGCTTATCGACCAGGGAATGGACGCCTGCCGGGAGTGGATTTTGAAACTTTTCGCCGAGCCCATAGACGGCCTTTCATTGCGGGATTGGAAAAAAGATCCGAAGACCCGATTGCAGGAGCTGATGCAGGCGCGAGGACTCGAACTGCCCATTTATAATCTCAAAACGGTGTTTGGCCAGCCGCATGACCAGAGCTTCTGCGTGGAGTGCCGCGTTTCGCTGATTCCGGTTTCCTGCGAGGGTGTTGGCTCTTCCCGGAAAAAGGCGGAGCAGCAGGCGGCGGAAAAGATGTTGGATTTGTTGGCGGAGAAATTGGGGCTCAAACCATGA
- the era gene encoding GTPase Era produces the protein MKAGFVALVGRPNVGKSTLLNHLVGQKISITSRRPQTTRHRICGIKTTEEGQIVFVDTPGIHASQKRAMNRYLNRAAVSALLDVDLIIWIIDRPNWLREDDLVLERIKSAGVPVVLVINKVDRLEDKAVLLPFLEEAAARHSFADLVPVSALKGVNLDVLERKIIALLPEGEPIFPEDQITDKPERFFAAEVIREKLLRSLSQEVPHALTVEIEQFKIEGGLTRINAVIWVEREGQKAIIIGHGGEVLKKVGERARHELEHLLDSKVYLELWVKVKKGWSDDERALHSLGYVE, from the coding sequence ATGAAAGCGGGCTTCGTCGCCTTGGTGGGGCGTCCCAACGTCGGTAAATCCACCCTTCTCAATCACCTGGTCGGTCAAAAGATCAGTATCACCTCGCGTCGACCGCAGACGACGCGGCATCGCATCTGCGGTATCAAAACCACGGAGGAGGGGCAGATCGTTTTTGTCGACACGCCGGGCATCCATGCCAGCCAGAAGCGTGCGATGAACCGCTACCTCAACCGCGCTGCGGTGTCCGCCCTGCTCGATGTGGACCTGATCATCTGGATCATCGATAGACCGAACTGGCTACGCGAGGACGATCTGGTTCTGGAACGAATCAAATCGGCCGGTGTCCCCGTGGTCCTGGTCATCAACAAAGTCGACAGACTCGAAGACAAAGCTGTGTTATTGCCCTTTCTGGAAGAAGCGGCGGCTCGCCATTCGTTCGCCGATCTGGTTCCGGTCTCCGCCTTAAAGGGCGTTAATCTCGACGTTTTGGAGCGAAAAATCATCGCGCTCTTGCCGGAGGGCGAACCGATTTTTCCCGAGGATCAAATCACAGACAAGCCGGAACGGTTTTTTGCCGCTGAAGTGATTCGGGAAAAACTGCTGCGTTCGCTGTCGCAGGAGGTGCCTCACGCGCTTACGGTAGAGATCGAGCAGTTCAAGATCGAAGGCGGATTGACGCGTATCAATGCGGTGATTTGGGTCGAGCGCGAGGGCCAGAAGGCAATCATCATCGGGCACGGCGGCGAAGTGCTCAAGAAGGTCGGGGAGCGGGCACGCCACGAACTGGAACATCTGCTCGACAGCAAGGTTTACCTGGAGCTTTGGGTTAAGGTAAAGAAAGGTTGGTCGGATGACGAGCGTGCACTGCACAGCCTCGGCTACGTCGAATGA